The following coding sequences are from one Geodermatophilus normandii window:
- a CDS encoding MBL fold metallo-hydrolase, translated as MTFAEVVDGVFVRRHESLDLNCGLVVGDGACLVVDTRSHPGEAADLVAAVRRVTPHPWTVVDTHAHYDHCFGNAAFRPATIWGSRGCAADLLATGEAQRAARVAELLAEGDAEGAEQVRRAPLDPPDALVDDVAVLDVGGVEVVLRFLGRGHTGHDLVVEVEDGVVFAGDLVEEGAPPAFDDAFPVEWPATLGRLHAMARGPVVPGHGAVVDAAFVGAQREELLAVLAALRAGRLDRGPYPEATMRTAASRLG; from the coding sequence GTGACCTTCGCGGAGGTCGTCGACGGCGTGTTCGTCCGGCGGCACGAGTCCCTCGACCTCAACTGCGGGCTCGTGGTGGGCGACGGCGCCTGCCTCGTCGTCGACACCCGGTCGCACCCGGGCGAGGCCGCCGACCTCGTCGCGGCCGTCCGCCGGGTGACCCCCCACCCGTGGACCGTCGTCGACACCCACGCCCACTACGACCACTGCTTCGGCAACGCCGCCTTCCGCCCGGCGACGATCTGGGGATCGCGCGGCTGCGCGGCCGACCTGCTGGCCACCGGCGAGGCGCAGCGCGCCGCCCGGGTGGCCGAGCTGCTCGCCGAGGGGGACGCCGAGGGTGCGGAGCAGGTCCGGCGGGCGCCGCTGGACCCGCCGGACGCGCTGGTCGACGACGTCGCCGTCCTGGACGTCGGCGGGGTCGAGGTGGTGCTGCGGTTCCTCGGCCGCGGGCACACCGGGCACGACCTCGTGGTGGAGGTCGAGGACGGAGTGGTCTTCGCCGGCGACCTGGTCGAGGAGGGCGCCCCGCCGGCGTTCGACGACGCCTTCCCGGTGGAGTGGCCGGCGACGCTCGGGCGGCTGCACGCGATGGCCCGCGGGCCGGTGGTCCCCGGCCACGGCGCGGTCGTGGACGCCGCGTTCGTGGGCGCCCAGCGCGAGGAGCTGCTGGCGGTGCTGGCGGCCCTGCGCGCCGGCCGGCTCGACCGCGGCCCCTACCCCGAGGCGACGATGCGGACGGCCGCCTCGCGGCTGGGGTGA
- a CDS encoding ribose-5-phosphate isomerase, which produces MRVFVGTDHAGLDFKEHLKQALAEAGHEPVDCGAHEYDPQDDYPPFCFEVGERVVVEPGSLGVVIGGSGNGEQIAANKVPGVRAALVWNRDTAELARAHNDANVCAIGARQHSIEEATELVLHFLASPWSGEERHVRRIGLIHDYEQNRHRPAGGLPTRGDVV; this is translated from the coding sequence ATGCGCGTCTTCGTCGGCACCGACCACGCCGGACTCGACTTCAAGGAGCACCTCAAGCAGGCGCTCGCCGAGGCCGGGCACGAGCCGGTCGACTGCGGCGCCCACGAGTACGACCCGCAGGACGACTACCCGCCGTTCTGCTTCGAGGTCGGCGAGCGGGTGGTCGTCGAGCCGGGCAGCCTCGGCGTGGTCATCGGCGGGTCGGGCAACGGCGAGCAGATCGCGGCCAACAAGGTGCCCGGCGTCCGCGCCGCCCTGGTGTGGAACCGCGACACCGCCGAGCTCGCGCGGGCGCACAACGACGCGAACGTGTGCGCCATCGGCGCGCGCCAGCACTCGATCGAGGAGGCCACCGAGCTGGTGCTGCACTTCCTCGCCTCCCCGTGGAGCGGGGAGGAGCGGCACGTCCGCCGGATCGGCCTGATCCACGACTACGAGCAGAACCGGCACCGTCCCGCCGGCGGCCTGCCCACCCGCGGCGACGTGGTGTGA
- a CDS encoding GNAT family N-acetyltransferase gives MTDPADLRPVTTEEWPAFSRAMLEVFGDEPVGDFTETPPPVAELDRSLGLWADDGRVAATAGIYSRQLTVPGAVVPCAGVTWVTVSPTHRRRGVLTAVMRRQLTELHERGGEPLAGLWASEGGIYGRFGYAVATQRGNLRGRTREMSFRPDVDLGTGAVAPVDADAYRAGAARVHEALRRWVPGNMERDERWWGRLLRDPAEHRHGASARRFLLHREADGEVSGYAAFRVRSRWTDDEQPDGTVVVDEVRARSTPAYAALWRYLLDLDLVRSVEAGHAPAEDPLRHLLADPRALHARPLDGLWLRLVDVGRALAARRYPAPIDMVLEVRDRFCPWNDGRWWLRGHPAGAFCAPTDGDPDLVVDVEALAAAYLGGVSLGTLQAAGRVTEVSPGAVTQAATAFSWPVSPYCPDQF, from the coding sequence GTGACCGATCCCGCTGACCTCCGCCCCGTCACCACCGAGGAGTGGCCGGCCTTCAGCCGGGCGATGCTCGAGGTCTTCGGCGACGAGCCGGTCGGGGACTTCACCGAGACCCCGCCGCCGGTGGCCGAGCTCGACCGCTCCCTGGGCCTGTGGGCCGACGACGGCCGGGTGGCCGCCACGGCCGGCATCTACAGCCGGCAGCTCACCGTGCCCGGCGCCGTCGTGCCGTGCGCGGGCGTCACCTGGGTGACCGTCTCCCCCACGCACCGCCGCCGCGGCGTGCTCACCGCGGTCATGCGGCGCCAGCTCACCGAGCTGCACGAGCGGGGCGGTGAGCCGCTGGCCGGGCTCTGGGCCTCCGAGGGCGGCATCTACGGCCGGTTCGGGTACGCGGTGGCGACCCAGCGGGGCAACCTGCGCGGCCGCACGCGGGAGATGTCCTTCCGTCCCGACGTCGACCTCGGCACGGGCGCGGTGGCGCCGGTCGACGCCGACGCCTACCGGGCCGGCGCCGCGCGGGTGCACGAGGCGCTGCGCCGCTGGGTCCCCGGGAACATGGAGCGCGACGAGCGCTGGTGGGGCCGGCTGCTGCGCGACCCCGCCGAGCACCGCCACGGCGCGAGCGCGCGCCGGTTCCTCCTGCACCGCGAGGCCGACGGGGAGGTGAGCGGGTACGCCGCCTTCCGCGTGCGGTCGCGCTGGACCGACGACGAGCAGCCCGACGGCACCGTCGTCGTCGACGAGGTGCGGGCCCGCAGCACGCCCGCCTACGCGGCGCTGTGGCGGTACCTGCTCGACCTCGACCTGGTGCGGTCGGTGGAGGCCGGCCACGCCCCGGCCGAGGACCCGCTGCGCCACCTGCTGGCCGACCCGCGGGCGCTGCACGCCCGGCCGCTGGACGGGCTGTGGCTGCGGCTGGTCGACGTGGGCCGGGCGCTCGCGGCCCGCCGCTACCCCGCGCCGATCGACATGGTGCTCGAGGTGCGCGACCGGTTCTGCCCCTGGAACGACGGGCGCTGGTGGCTGCGCGGGCACCCGGCCGGCGCCTTCTGCGCCCCCACCGACGGCGACCCCGACCTGGTGGTCGACGTCGAGGCGCTGGCCGCGGCCTACCTCGGCGGCGTCTCGCTGGGCACGCTGCAGGCGGCCGGCCGGGTCACCGAGGTGAGCCCCGGCGCGGTCACCCAGGCGGCGACGGCGTTCTCGTGGCCGGTGAGCCCGTACTGCCCCGACCAGTTCTAG
- a CDS encoding MarR family winged helix-turn-helix transcriptional regulator: MQQQRPVGWWVKRLDELLERGLDDVVAAEGLSRRHWQVLDSLASGPSTRRELATALTSFATPGRVDGVVADLAARGWVEEGAGRLALTSDGRAAHGRLAGAVAAFRRRVAEGLSAEEYAATVAGLARMVANLEREAPGQPRR; the protein is encoded by the coding sequence GTGCAGCAGCAGCGGCCGGTCGGGTGGTGGGTCAAGCGGCTCGACGAGCTGCTCGAGCGGGGCCTCGACGACGTCGTCGCGGCCGAGGGGCTCTCCCGCCGGCACTGGCAGGTGCTCGACTCCCTCGCCTCCGGCCCGTCGACGCGCCGGGAGCTCGCCACCGCCCTCACGTCGTTCGCGACGCCGGGCCGGGTCGACGGCGTCGTCGCCGACCTCGCCGCCCGCGGCTGGGTGGAGGAGGGCGCGGGTCGGCTCGCGCTGACCTCCGACGGCCGGGCGGCGCACGGCCGGCTGGCGGGCGCGGTCGCCGCGTTCCGCCGCCGCGTCGCCGAGGGGCTGTCGGCCGAGGAGTACGCGGCGACCGTCGCCGGCCTGGCCCGGATGGTGGCGAACCTCGAGCGGGAGGCCCCCGGTCAGCCCCGCAGGTAG
- a CDS encoding DUF429 domain-containing protein, producing MAVLGVDGWRGAWAGALLQGRAVTLLALGDVAAVLAVPDVALVGIDMPIGLSDDGVRACDVAARRLLGRAGSSVFPAPVRAVLGARDHADARRRSVEATGGRSLSAQSFHLVRSIAALDDALGDPPRDDVVEVHPELAFRALDTRVGDPKSSARGLAQRIRALQPVMDVLDALAAAPAGLPAVDALDACAAAWSARRVADGRAECVGDGARDARGRPMRICW from the coding sequence GTGGCGGTGCTCGGGGTCGACGGCTGGCGCGGCGCCTGGGCCGGGGCGCTCCTGCAGGGCCGCGCGGTGACCCTCCTGGCGCTGGGCGACGTCGCCGCCGTCCTCGCCGTGCCGGACGTCGCCCTGGTCGGCATCGACATGCCGATCGGGCTGTCCGACGACGGGGTGCGGGCCTGTGACGTCGCGGCGCGGCGCCTGCTCGGCCGGGCCGGCAGCTCGGTCTTCCCCGCCCCGGTGCGCGCGGTGCTCGGCGCCCGCGACCACGCCGACGCGCGGCGGCGGTCGGTCGAGGCCACCGGCGGCCGCTCGCTGTCGGCGCAGTCGTTCCACCTCGTCCGGTCGATCGCGGCCCTCGACGACGCGCTGGGCGACCCGCCGCGCGACGACGTCGTCGAGGTGCACCCGGAGCTGGCCTTCCGCGCGCTCGACACCCGGGTCGGCGACCCGAAGTCGAGCGCGCGCGGGCTGGCGCAGCGGATCCGCGCGCTGCAGCCGGTGATGGACGTGCTCGACGCGCTCGCCGCCGCGCCGGCCGGCCTGCCCGCCGTCGACGCGCTCGACGCCTGCGCCGCCGCGTGGTCGGCCCGGCGGGTCGCCGACGGCCGGGCGGAGTGCGTGGGCGACGGCGCCCGCGACGCCCGCGGCCGGCCGATGCGGATCTGCTGGTGA